Proteins from a single region of Streptomyces sp. HUAS 15-9:
- a CDS encoding DUF6114 domain-containing protein gives MSAEIPAVVPGQFTRRRLQFRAWRGTRPFWAGLFVLLSGLPIIYFPYFNLQVGHLTLAMATTAGAGSLIIGVLLVVLGISLWFQKHVRTFAGVAAILLGLVSLPVSNFGGFLLGFLLALVGGAMAVAWAPGVPPQPELAEEATTGEGDAPEAAPGVAPEATPEVALGKDTGGVGELNDLSGTSPANGANGRHSAG, from the coding sequence ATGAGCGCCGAGATTCCTGCCGTCGTACCCGGCCAGTTCACCCGCCGGAGGCTGCAGTTCCGCGCCTGGCGGGGCACTCGTCCGTTCTGGGCCGGTCTGTTTGTCCTGCTCAGCGGTCTTCCGATCATTTACTTCCCGTACTTCAATCTCCAGGTCGGACATCTGACGCTGGCGATGGCGACCACGGCCGGGGCCGGCTCCCTGATCATCGGCGTGCTGCTCGTCGTACTGGGCATCAGCCTCTGGTTCCAGAAGCACGTGCGCACCTTCGCGGGTGTCGCGGCGATCCTGCTGGGGCTGGTGTCTCTCCCCGTCTCCAACTTCGGCGGTTTCCTCCTGGGCTTCCTGCTCGCCCTCGTCGGCGGAGCGATGGCGGTGGCGTGGGCGCCGGGAGTGCCTCCGCAGCCGGAGCTGGCCGAGGAGGCCACCACGGGCGAGGGTGACGCGCCCGAGGCCGCACCGGGGGTTGCCCCAGAGGCCACCCCTGAGGTCGCGCTCGGCAAGGACACGGGCGGCGTGGGCGAGTTGAACGACCTGTCAGGAACGAGCCCGGCGAACGGGGCGAACGGGAGGCACAGTGCCGGCTGA